The DNA region CATGCACGCTCGAGTTTTCTAAACATCTTTCTTAGCACGCTTTTCTTTAATAGAAGCTTCACGATGTGCGGTTTTTCCTTCGATATCAGTGCGCTTTGCATTGATACCCCAGTCTAATTCCTGATCTTGCACGTAACGCTTACCCAATTGCCATGCGATTTGCGCGCGAGCCAACTCAACGCCCAAGTAAAATGCATGTGAGGCATCGTTATCCACTTTTAAATGTGGGTATAAGATAAATGGATCAAGCGCATCATAAATACCATCTCGGTTATAAACATGCAGCCCTTGCTCACTCACCTGAATGCGGAAGCTTGGATCTTTGATTTGCGATGCAATTTCTTTAATCTCGTCTGCGCTATAGGTAAATGGCCGTCTATCATGTAGCCCAAGTAAAGCATTGCTATAACCCCTAGGTAGCCGCTCATCTCGTTTTGCAGCATGCATGGTACGCCTAGCAATATCAGCCTCTGCAATTGCATTAACTGCGTGAGGGCTTACTGAGGTTGCCAGTACAGCACCTACATTAAGCTCACTAATCATCCCGAACAGCAATGCATTGATTCCTGTTGTATCTGCATCAGTCAGCTCAGTTAAGTTACCAATCCCCATCATAATCTCAATATCAGGGTATTTTTTACGTAACTGATGGTAGCGGACTATCGAATCAGTCAATCCAAAATGTATCGGGTCCAAAATTGCATCAGCAATAAAAGGCTTACCTAACTTAAGACATCCCTCAATCGCACGATACAACGAAGGCAAGCTATGCGGTTTTGCTGGAATCAAGATTGGCGTAGAAGCGACTTCTTGTGCAATCCAAAGTGTTTTTTCAGTAAGGCTTAACAGATAATCAGCACCAGCATGCCCTGCTGTCAGCAAATCATCTGTATTGAGAGAATCGACACTGACATCTAACCCTTGCTGCTTAAGCGCTTTAATGGTTTCTGCAAGATGAGGGAAAGGCACAGTCGGCAAGCAACCAAGGTCGATTACATTGGCACCCTGCGCCTGATATTGCAACGCCTTCTGCAGCACGCCTTCCACACTTAAATATGGTGCATCTACAATCTCAGCAAATATTTTTACTTGATACTGGCTTAGATCAGGCACAACGCCCTGATGTCCAAAGTATTGAGGTAGGTCCTTTAGATCTGCTGGACCGCGCTCAACAGGCACTCCATATTTAGCCTCAAGCATCGTTAAGTCACCTTGACACAAGCCGGGTACAATCACCTTGTCGGCATCACCGGTTTCTTTCACTCTACGCGCAATTAAATCTGGCGTCATTAACGCAGCGACAGAAACACCTATTTGTTCCACACGGTACTTAAAAGGCGGTGTTTTAGGATTACTTTGCACTTCACTTAATACTTTGTTCAGACTTTTTTCGGCAAGCTTACCCGTTAAAAAAAGTAGATTCTTCGTCATACTAGTCAGTTTGTAACGCCAACTTTAAATGCTGTTGGATGCAATTGCTTAAACTATCCATATCCTCAACAACGCTAGTCATCTCAAACGCTTTAAGTTTTGTAATATTATCTAAATCAATCTTACGTGGATACACTTTAACGACATGATCTCGAGGTGCTTCTGACTCAAGTTCTGGCGCAGTATCGCATGCAAATACGATACTAGGGACACGTGTTTTTCCTGCTTGTGCGTATAAGTTAGTCACTAAGCTGTCAGAAAAACCGTAAGCCATTTTAGCAATCGTGTTTGAAGTTGCCGGTGCGATGACTAAGCCATGATATTTGCCCTGATAAAACAACTCTACAGGAACACTGCTCGCCGTTTTATCCTGATAAACACGATGGCCAGCAGCACTTAACACCTGTTGAAAACCATATTGCTGGATAATCTCAGCACCTGCCCTACTTAGAAAAACATCAACATTTTCTAATGTATTGAGAATTGCAAT from Methylotenera sp. L2L1 includes:
- a CDS encoding DUF6513 domain-containing protein, which produces MTKNLLFLTGKLAEKSLNKVLSEVQSNPKTPPFKYRVEQIGVSVAALMTPDLIARRVKETGDADKVIVPGLCQGDLTMLEAKYGVPVERGPADLKDLPQYFGHQGVVPDLSQYQVKIFAEIVDAPYLSVEGVLQKALQYQAQGANVIDLGCLPTVPFPHLAETIKALKQQGLDVSVDSLNTDDLLTAGHAGADYLLSLTEKTLWIAQEVASTPILIPAKPHSLPSLYRAIEGCLKLGKPFIADAILDPIHFGLTDSIVRYHQLRKKYPDIEIMMGIGNLTELTDADTTGINALLFGMISELNVGAVLATSVSPHAVNAIAEADIARRTMHAAKRDERLPRGYSNALLGLHDRRPFTYSADEIKEIASQIKDPSFRIQVSEQGLHVYNRDGIYDALDPFILYPHLKVDNDASHAFYLGVELARAQIAWQLGKRYVQDQELDWGINAKRTDIEGKTAHREASIKEKRAKKDV
- a CDS encoding flavoprotein; protein product: MIDKKSRRLAWAITGSGHYLRESIAILNTLENVDVFLSRAGAEIIQQYGFQQVLSAAGHRVYQDKTASSVPVELFYQGKYHGLVIAPATSNTIAKMAYGFSDSLVTNLYAQAGKTRVPSIVFACDTAPELESEAPRDHVVKVYPRKIDLDNITKLKAFEMTSVVEDMDSLSNCIQQHLKLALQTD